In a genomic window of Silurus meridionalis isolate SWU-2019-XX chromosome 27, ASM1480568v1, whole genome shotgun sequence:
- the tmem119a gene encoding transmembrane protein 119 — protein sequence MSSMCPRLAFVLLFGFWSWSCSTMALPFNMSMEGSGDDRELIFPTARSTNVPPPSPTPILSITTTFIRIKHFLFHEVVDFLRDNMLLIIVVMSLLIVIIFIACCASAMSHKRKLEAYYPPKKHAPRKYMSVPSKGVEQRLTEPRSVTTSYLRAPTKALVGEKDGKDPRPKPKEVQIVEDVEEVEVQKEEEKKKNKEEPKPSTSTASNGQAPVCTCHLRKANQASH from the coding sequence ATGTCGTCCATGTGCCCACGTTTAGCCTTCGTGCTCCTCTTCGGCTTTTGGAGCTGGAGCTGCTCTACTATGGCACTCCCTTTCAACATGTCCATGGAGGGAAGTGGAGACGACCGTGAATTGATTTTCCCGACGGCCCGTAGCACCAACGTACCTCCGCCGTCCCCCACACCGATTCTCAGCATCACCACCACCTTTATCCGCATCAAACACTTTCTGTTTCACGAGGTGGTGGACTTCCTGCGTGACAATATGCTCCTCATTATCGTGGTGATGTCACTGCTCATCGTCATCATCTTTATTGCCTGTTGTGCCTCGGCCATGAGCCACAAGCGCAAACTCGAGGCTTACTATCCACCCAAGAAGCATGCCCCCCGGAAGTACATGAGCGTTCCAAGCAAGGGGGTGGAACAAAGACTGACAGAGCCCCGCAGTGTTACCACAAGCTACCTGCGCGCTCCGACCAAAGCTCTTGTGGGTGAAAAGGATGGCAAGGATCCTAGACCAAAACCGAAGGAGGTGCAGATAGTGGAAGATGTGGAGGAGGTAGAGGTGcagaaggaggaagaaaagaagaagaataaggaGGAGCCCAAGCCGAGCACGTCCACAGCAAGCAATGGCCAGGCACCTGTGTGTACTTGCCACCTGAGAAAAGCAAACCAAGCCTCACATTAA
- the iscu gene encoding iron-sulfur cluster assembly enzyme ISCU, mitochondrial has protein sequence MALGSVRSCFASFGFLRRNLTGPEIQAVCCYHKKVVDHYENPRNVGSLDKNAKNVGTGLVGAPACGDVMKLQIQVDENGKIVDARFKTFGCGSAIASSSLATEWIKGKTIDDAMKIKNTDIAKELCLPPVKLHCSMLAEDAIKAALSDYKLKQKDEDKVAEARN, from the exons ATGGCGCTCGGCTCAGTCAGAAGTTGTTTCGCGTCCTTCGGATTTCTCCGCAGGAACCTGACAGGGCCTGAGATTCAAGCCGTTTGCTGCTACCACAAAAAG GTGGTGGATCACTACGAGAACCCACGCAATGTTGGTTCTTTGGATAAGAACGCCAAGAACGTGGGGACCGGGTTGGTAGGAGCCCCTGCTTGTGGGGACGTCATGAAACTGCAG ATCCAGGTTGACGAGAACGGAAAGATAGTAGACGCCAGATTCAAGACGTTCGGCTGCGGATCAGCCATCGCGTCAAGTTCCCTGGCCACGGAATGGATCAAAGGCAAAACG ATCGATGACGCGATGAAAATCAAGAACACCGACATCGCCAAGGAATTGTGCCTTCCACCGGTGAAGCTTCACTGCTCTA TGCTCGCCGAAGACGCCATCAAGGCCGCGCTGTCCGACTACAAACTCAAACAGAAGGACGAGGACAAGGTGGCTGAGGCTAGAAATTAA